Proteins co-encoded in one Vibrio fortis genomic window:
- a CDS encoding ATP-dependent zinc protease family protein, with translation MFKRLSPILAVGLLSGCTLTNGAAYHQETLDAIAKSETNIANKVQNLELQLSNQSDYIESLEEEIIALSNEVEVHLTTLEKQQVEEIEEEEVVVTKAPAISNDQQTILGAIEKVTIESIKQKFDARVDTGATTSSLNAVDIKEFERNGKNWVKFHLADKSQPAEEQKWIEAPVVRYVKIRQSTSDETERRAVIELWVKVGKIHEKAQFTLADRSQMSHPVLLGREFIKDIALVDVSKKYVQTEDK, from the coding sequence ATGTTTAAGCGATTATCGCCTATTCTGGCGGTTGGTTTGCTCTCTGGCTGTACTCTCACTAATGGCGCGGCTTATCATCAAGAAACTCTGGATGCTATCGCTAAATCAGAGACAAACATCGCAAATAAAGTTCAAAACTTAGAGCTTCAACTTAGTAATCAAAGTGACTACATCGAGAGTCTAGAAGAAGAAATCATTGCCCTGTCCAATGAAGTTGAAGTCCACCTCACTACCCTCGAAAAGCAACAAGTCGAAGAAATCGAAGAGGAAGAAGTGGTTGTCACTAAAGCCCCTGCTATTTCAAATGATCAGCAAACCATTCTTGGTGCCATTGAAAAAGTGACGATTGAATCGATTAAACAGAAGTTCGATGCACGCGTTGATACTGGCGCGACAACGTCATCATTGAATGCGGTTGATATCAAAGAATTCGAACGCAATGGCAAGAACTGGGTGAAATTTCACCTAGCCGATAAATCGCAACCTGCAGAAGAACAAAAGTGGATTGAAGCACCCGTTGTACGATACGTGAAGATTCGCCAATCGACCAGTGACGAGACAGAACGTCGAGCTGTGATCGAATTATGGGTGAAAGTTGGAAAAATCCATGAAAAAGCGCAATTTACATTGGCGGATCGCTCTCAAATGAGTCACCCTGTATTACTAGGGCGTGAGTTCATTAAAGATATCGCTCTAGTGGATGTAAGTAAAAAGTACGTACAAACGGAAGATAAATAA
- the cmoB gene encoding tRNA 5-methoxyuridine(34)/uridine 5-oxyacetic acid(34) synthase CmoB — protein MFNFANFYQLIAQDTRLQPWLNILPQQLTDWQNAEHGDFDRWVRALNKIPQGAPDQVDLKNSVTLTNDTPFHEGELKKLENLLKTFHPWRKGPYTVHGIHIDTEWRSDWKWDRVLPHITPLKNRSVLDVGCGNGYHMWRMLGEGARLTVGIDPSHLFLIQFEAIRKLMGDDQRAHLLPLGIEQLPKLEAFDTVFSMGVLYHRRSPLDHLIQLKDQLVSGGELVLETLVIEGDENAVLVPVDRYAQMRNVYFFPSARALKRWLEQVGFKDVRIVDENVTTVGEQRTTEWMTHNSLPDYLDPNDPSKTVEGHPAPRRAVLVATKP, from the coding sequence ATGTTTAATTTTGCCAATTTTTATCAACTCATCGCTCAAGATACGCGCCTGCAACCTTGGCTGAATATCCTTCCTCAACAGTTAACGGATTGGCAAAATGCAGAACATGGTGATTTCGACCGCTGGGTTCGAGCTTTAAACAAGATCCCACAAGGTGCACCGGATCAAGTTGACCTTAAGAACTCTGTAACACTGACGAACGATACTCCTTTTCATGAAGGTGAACTGAAAAAGCTGGAAAACCTGCTGAAAACATTCCATCCATGGCGTAAAGGTCCGTACACGGTTCACGGTATTCACATTGATACAGAGTGGCGCAGTGACTGGAAATGGGATCGTGTTCTTCCACACATCACACCATTGAAAAACCGCTCAGTTCTCGATGTTGGTTGCGGTAATGGCTACCACATGTGGCGTATGTTGGGCGAAGGTGCTCGACTGACTGTAGGTATCGACCCTTCACATCTGTTTCTGATTCAGTTCGAAGCGATTCGTAAGCTGATGGGTGACGATCAACGTGCACATTTATTGCCACTCGGTATTGAGCAACTACCAAAACTGGAAGCGTTCGATACGGTATTTAGCATGGGTGTGTTATATCACCGTCGCTCTCCTCTTGATCACCTAATCCAGCTGAAAGATCAGCTTGTTTCAGGCGGCGAATTGGTACTTGAAACTCTGGTTATCGAAGGCGATGAAAATGCAGTGCTGGTGCCAGTTGACCGTTATGCACAAATGCGCAACGTGTACTTCTTCCCGTCTGCTCGTGCTCTAAAGCGCTGGCTCGAGCAAGTGGGCTTCAAAGATGTGCGTATTGTCGACGAAAACGTAACCACAGTAGGCGAACAACGCACAACCGAGTGGATGACTCATAACTCACTGCCTGACTACTTGGATCCGAATGACCCAAGCAAAACGGTTGAGGGGCATCCTGCACCACGTCGTGCCGTTCTAGTTGCAACAAAACCATAA
- the cmoA gene encoding carboxy-S-adenosyl-L-methionine synthase CmoA, with protein MSNKDTIFSAPIDKIGDFTFDARVAEVFPDMIQRSVPGYSNIISAIGMMAERFVKPHSNIYDLGCSLGAATLSMRRHIQQEGCTIYAVDNSEAMVERCKLHVNAYRSDTPVEVIEADIREIDITDASVVVLNFTLQFLSPEDRFALLEKIYAGLRPGGVLILSEKYVFEDENANELLIDLHHDFKRANGYSELEVSQKRSAIENVMRPDSIKTHKERFDKIGFSSHEVWFQCFNFGSMFAVK; from the coding sequence ATGAGCAACAAAGACACTATCTTTTCCGCTCCTATTGATAAAATTGGTGATTTCACCTTTGACGCAAGGGTTGCTGAAGTATTCCCAGATATGATCCAACGCTCCGTTCCTGGCTACAGCAACATCATTTCGGCGATCGGCATGATGGCAGAGCGTTTCGTTAAACCGCATTCAAACATCTATGACTTAGGTTGCTCTTTGGGTGCAGCGACACTGTCTATGCGTCGTCATATTCAGCAAGAAGGTTGCACTATCTACGCAGTAGACAACTCCGAAGCCATGGTAGAGCGTTGTAAGCTTCATGTTAATGCTTACCGCAGCGATACTCCGGTCGAAGTTATCGAAGCGGATATTCGTGAAATCGACATTACTGACGCATCAGTGGTTGTACTCAACTTTACGCTGCAGTTTTTGTCTCCAGAAGATCGCTTTGCGCTGCTTGAAAAGATTTATGCAGGCCTTCGTCCAGGTGGCGTGCTTATTTTGTCTGAAAAGTATGTATTCGAAGATGAAAATGCCAACGAGCTACTCATTGACTTGCACCATGACTTTAAGCGAGCAAATGGTTACAGCGAGCTAGAAGTGAGCCAAAAACGCAGTGCCATCGAGAATGTCATGCGTCCAGACTCTATTAAAACCCACAAAGAGCGTTTTGATAAGATTGGTTTCTCTAGCCACGAAGTTTGGTTCCAATGCTTTAACTTCGGCTCAATGTTTGCGGTTAAATAG
- a CDS encoding DUF72 domain-containing protein: MTRLPLRLGLTMWSHSEWQSQFYGKGTKPAERLEKYCHVFHTVEGNTTFYATPSITTVTNWRSASHDDFRFTFKLPKFITHQQQLRHCQAELKEFLQIMSPLHERIGQWTIQLPHQFEPESLPVLQQFCKLFPKEMKLGVEVRHLGFFDKGDDEKRFNQWLVEENINRIIMDSRPVFAAAPTTEAIVDAHKKKPRVPVHAIATSDNPMIRFIGQHDEQPNLAFFKPWLSKLPTWIAEGKQPYLMIHTPDNDHAPELAATIYKQLIEQCHQLHNIELPALSEFPASKGDTQISMF; the protein is encoded by the coding sequence ATGACAAGACTACCTTTAAGACTCGGACTGACTATGTGGTCGCACTCAGAGTGGCAGAGCCAATTCTATGGAAAAGGAACCAAACCAGCTGAAAGGCTAGAGAAATATTGTCATGTTTTTCATACTGTTGAGGGCAATACCACCTTTTACGCAACACCTTCTATCACCACTGTAACCAACTGGCGCAGCGCAAGTCACGATGATTTTCGATTTACGTTTAAGTTGCCTAAATTCATTACTCATCAGCAACAGTTGAGGCACTGTCAAGCAGAGCTAAAAGAGTTCCTGCAAATCATGTCTCCACTGCACGAACGAATTGGTCAATGGACGATTCAACTGCCCCATCAATTTGAGCCAGAATCACTGCCCGTACTGCAACAATTTTGTAAGCTTTTCCCCAAAGAGATGAAGCTTGGTGTTGAAGTGCGTCACCTTGGATTTTTTGATAAAGGCGACGACGAAAAGCGCTTTAATCAATGGTTGGTCGAAGAGAACATCAATCGCATCATTATGGACAGTCGCCCTGTGTTTGCCGCCGCACCAACCACAGAAGCGATCGTTGATGCGCATAAGAAGAAGCCTCGCGTACCCGTTCATGCCATTGCGACATCTGATAACCCTATGATTCGTTTTATCGGTCAGCACGACGAGCAACCTAACCTTGCGTTCTTCAAGCCTTGGTTATCTAAGCTACCCACATGGATTGCAGAAGGAAAACAGCCCTATTTGATGATTCATACGCCTGACAACGACCACGCCCCTGAACTGGCAGCAACGATATATAAACAACTCATCGAACAGTGTCACCAGCTCCATAACATCGAGTTGCCAGCACTCTCCGAATTCCCAGCCAGCAAAGGCGATACACAAATCAGCATGTTCTAA
- the aspS gene encoding aspartate--tRNA ligase, which translates to MRTHYCGNLNKSLAGQTVELCGWVNRRRDLGGLIFIDMRDREGIVQVVVDPDMADAYEVANTLRNEFCIKLTGEVRVRPDSQVNKDMATGEVEIIAKGLEIINRADVLPLDFNQKNSEEQRLKYRYLDLRRPEMSDRIKLRAKASSFVRRFLDDNGFLDIETPVLTKATPEGARDYLVPSRVHKGSFYALPQSPQLFKQLLMMSGFDRYYQIVKCFRDEDLRADRQPEFTQIDIETSFMSAEEVRATTEKMVRNMWQELLDVDLGEFPIMPFSEAMRRFGSDKPDLRNPLELVDVADLVKDVEFKVFSGPANDEKGRVAVIRVPGGAKLTRKQIDSYGEFVGIYGAKGLAWMKVNDRAAGMEGIQSPVAKFLNEDVINGILERTGAETGDIILFGADKANTVSEAMGALRLKLGTDLELTDESAWAPLWVVDFPMFEEDDEGNLHAMHHPFTSPLGVTAEELKANPAAANSNAYDMVLNGYEVGGGSVRIHNAEMQSAVFDILGIEADEQQAKFGFLLDALKFGTPPHAGLAFGLDRLVMLLCGTENIRDVIAFPKTTNASCLLTDAPSLANPAALEELAIAVKAAEKKEESAE; encoded by the coding sequence ATGCGTACCCATTACTGTGGTAACCTGAACAAGTCCCTGGCGGGACAAACTGTAGAACTTTGCGGCTGGGTAAACCGTCGTCGTGATTTGGGCGGTCTTATTTTCATCGATATGCGAGATCGTGAAGGTATCGTTCAGGTAGTTGTAGACCCAGATATGGCAGATGCGTACGAAGTAGCTAACACACTTCGTAATGAATTCTGTATCAAACTAACGGGTGAAGTACGCGTTCGTCCAGACAGCCAAGTAAACAAAGACATGGCAACGGGTGAAGTTGAGATCATCGCTAAAGGCCTTGAAATCATCAACCGTGCTGACGTTCTGCCACTAGACTTCAACCAGAAGAACTCAGAAGAGCAGCGTCTAAAGTACCGTTACCTAGATCTACGTCGTCCAGAGATGAGCGACCGCATCAAGCTACGTGCTAAAGCTTCTAGCTTTGTTCGTCGTTTCCTAGATGACAACGGTTTCCTAGATATCGAAACACCAGTACTAACAAAAGCGACACCAGAAGGTGCACGTGACTACCTAGTACCTAGCCGTGTTCATAAAGGTTCGTTCTACGCGCTTCCTCAGTCTCCACAGCTATTCAAACAGCTGCTAATGATGTCTGGTTTTGACCGTTACTACCAAATCGTTAAGTGTTTCCGTGATGAAGACTTGCGTGCTGACCGTCAACCAGAATTCACTCAAATCGATATCGAAACATCGTTCATGAGCGCGGAAGAAGTACGTGCAACAACTGAGAAGATGGTTCGTAACATGTGGCAAGAGCTTCTAGATGTAGATCTAGGTGAGTTCCCAATCATGCCATTCTCTGAAGCGATGCGTCGTTTCGGTTCTGACAAGCCAGACCTACGCAACCCACTAGAGCTAGTTGACGTTGCTGACCTAGTGAAAGACGTTGAGTTCAAAGTATTCTCTGGCCCTGCAAACGACGAGAAAGGTCGCGTTGCAGTAATCCGCGTACCAGGTGGCGCTAAGCTGACTCGTAAGCAGATTGACAGCTACGGTGAGTTCGTTGGTATCTACGGTGCGAAAGGTCTAGCATGGATGAAGGTTAACGACCGTGCTGCAGGCATGGAAGGTATCCAATCTCCAGTTGCTAAGTTCCTAAACGAAGACGTGATCAACGGTATTCTTGAGCGTACTGGCGCAGAGACTGGCGACATCATCCTATTCGGTGCTGACAAAGCAAACACAGTGTCTGAAGCAATGGGTGCACTACGTCTGAAACTGGGTACAGATCTAGAACTAACAGACGAGTCTGCATGGGCTCCGCTATGGGTTGTTGATTTCCCAATGTTCGAAGAAGACGACGAAGGCAACCTACACGCTATGCACCACCCATTCACATCGCCTCTAGGTGTGACTGCGGAAGAGCTAAAAGCGAACCCAGCGGCTGCTAACTCAAACGCATACGATATGGTTCTGAACGGCTACGAAGTGGGCGGCGGTTCTGTACGTATCCACAACGCTGAAATGCAATCAGCAGTATTCGATATCCTAGGTATCGAAGCAGACGAGCAACAAGCTAAGTTTGGCTTCCTACTAGACGCGCTTAAGTTCGGTACTCCACCGCATGCAGGTCTGGCATTCGGTCTTGACCGCCTAGTGATGCTGCTATGTGGTACTGAGAACATTCGTGACGTTATCGCATTCCCGAAAACAACGAACGCTTCTTGTCTACTAACAGACGCTCCAAGCCTAGCAAACCCTGCTGCACTTGAAGAGCTAGCGATTGCGGTTAAAGCTGCAGAGAAAAAAGAAGAATCAGCTGAATAA
- the ruvC gene encoding crossover junction endodeoxyribonuclease RuvC translates to MSIILGIDPGSRITGYGVIRQNGRHLQYLGSGCIRMSEKELPGRLKQIYAGVSEIITQFQPDVFAIEQVFMAKNADSALKLGQARGSAIVAAVNADLPVHEYAARLIKQAVTGNGGADKSLVQNMVMSMLKLPAKPQADAADALGVAICHANTNKTLIALAGKATTARRGRYR, encoded by the coding sequence ATGTCTATTATTCTTGGGATTGATCCCGGCTCTCGCATCACTGGTTATGGTGTTATTCGTCAAAATGGCCGTCACCTACAATATTTAGGCAGTGGCTGTATTCGTATGTCAGAAAAAGAGCTTCCAGGCCGCTTGAAGCAAATTTATGCGGGGGTGAGTGAGATCATCACTCAGTTTCAGCCAGACGTGTTTGCGATTGAGCAGGTGTTTATGGCGAAAAATGCTGACTCGGCTCTTAAGCTCGGTCAGGCTCGTGGTAGCGCGATTGTAGCGGCGGTGAATGCAGATCTTCCTGTACACGAGTACGCAGCGCGTTTAATCAAGCAAGCGGTAACAGGCAACGGCGGCGCAGATAAATCACTGGTTCAGAATATGGTGATGAGCATGCTCAAGCTTCCAGCCAAGCCACAAGCAGATGCTGCCGATGCACTGGGTGTGGCGATCTGTCATGCTAATACCAACAAAACACTCATCGCGCTCGCAGGTAAAGCCACGACGGCGAGACGTGGCCGTTACCGCTAA
- a CDS encoding methyl-accepting chemotaxis protein: MNPITWWRSLFLPKTHRWGSNESRQADILLLFTFIAFIVGLYSLIKWSKHGEQLLIATSIFLIVLELVSAVVLKLSKNPILALNFGFVGMAVHALNIIYQSGGVVDSTQAYWVPLLVVAFFLSGTRIIALTWSAMVIGVAVVMTSMHLNGAVFPNIALNEQAMVVETWSGVVMPLVVICIAQAFTAKQKEVAIEQAELARTQSQSVAAQATQSEAQLSVVLEQANTNSQSLQGVSVQLDQQSNDLHSQVEVLNMNCESQASAAEQMSQQLHQMTEGLEESNSFVNELKERSEAVGVKAQKSSESLEASTNAISQIIQSNQEIMKVADLITSVAEQTNLLALNAAIEAARAGEQGRGFAVVADQVRELSAKSSHSAIEIRTLLDRSKEEVEHGRTIIETTEAEMNGIISEVQTISSDVNQLTDIMTMQMGSLHELDQASTEVAKSVAETKTVSGQVASNGIQLNQQVDLVKQLVTSLNSAVSNAKHA, translated from the coding sequence ATGAACCCAATTACATGGTGGCGATCGCTCTTTCTACCCAAAACTCATCGTTGGGGAAGTAATGAGTCGCGACAGGCGGACATTTTACTACTGTTTACTTTCATTGCGTTTATCGTTGGGCTGTACAGCCTGATTAAATGGAGCAAGCATGGCGAGCAATTGCTGATTGCAACCTCTATTTTCCTCATTGTCCTTGAACTGGTTTCTGCCGTTGTCTTAAAACTGTCGAAAAATCCAATTTTGGCTCTTAATTTCGGTTTTGTTGGTATGGCGGTTCATGCGCTAAATATCATTTACCAGAGTGGTGGGGTAGTGGACTCTACTCAAGCTTATTGGGTTCCCTTGCTGGTGGTCGCTTTCTTCTTATCGGGCACCCGAATCATTGCTCTTACATGGAGTGCTATGGTGATAGGCGTCGCAGTAGTGATGACTTCTATGCACCTTAACGGCGCAGTATTTCCAAATATTGCTTTGAACGAACAGGCTATGGTTGTAGAGACATGGTCTGGTGTCGTAATGCCTTTAGTCGTGATCTGTATTGCTCAAGCCTTTACCGCAAAGCAAAAAGAGGTTGCGATTGAACAAGCGGAATTAGCGCGAACTCAGAGCCAAAGTGTGGCAGCGCAGGCAACGCAGAGTGAGGCGCAATTGTCCGTGGTACTGGAGCAAGCAAATACAAACTCACAGAGTTTACAAGGCGTATCTGTTCAACTCGATCAACAATCGAATGACCTCCATTCACAAGTAGAAGTGCTCAATATGAACTGTGAATCACAGGCCAGTGCTGCCGAACAGATGAGCCAACAACTGCACCAAATGACGGAAGGGTTAGAAGAGTCCAATTCGTTTGTGAATGAGCTTAAAGAACGCAGCGAAGCGGTGGGAGTTAAAGCCCAGAAAAGCTCTGAGTCTTTGGAGGCGTCGACCAATGCCATCAGCCAGATTATTCAAAGCAACCAAGAGATCATGAAAGTCGCCGATCTTATTACGTCGGTGGCTGAACAGACCAATCTACTGGCACTCAATGCTGCGATAGAAGCGGCGAGAGCAGGAGAGCAGGGCAGAGGCTTTGCTGTAGTGGCTGATCAAGTACGTGAGCTATCAGCCAAGAGTAGCCACTCAGCGATTGAGATCCGAACACTGCTTGATCGTAGTAAGGAAGAAGTTGAGCATGGGCGCACCATCATTGAAACCACGGAAGCTGAAATGAATGGCATTATTTCCGAGGTTCAGACCATCTCTTCAGACGTTAATCAGCTAACTGACATCATGACCATGCAGATGGGATCTTTGCATGAGCTTGATCAGGCGAGTACCGAAGTGGCAAAGAGTGTCGCAGAGACCAAAACCGTATCTGGGCAAGTCGCGTCAAATGGTATCCAACTGAATCAGCAAGTCGACCTTGTTAAGCAATTAGTCACAAGTCT